DNA from Bombus vancouverensis nearcticus chromosome 14, iyBomVanc1_principal, whole genome shotgun sequence:
AAAACGAATGTAATGGTGAATTTTTATGAGCTATGCGCAATCGGACGGAATTCAACGTGAAATATGAGAAAAGTTTGCAGTTATGTTCACAACGCTTCTGTTATGTTTTTCCTATTAGATCTctgtatagaaatatatataattagcaCGAAACGTTTATAAATAAGGAGAATAATCATGAATAATAGACAATTTGTTTATTAAgcctaattaaaatatttattcaatttctTGTACGTATCATATTTTCCTAATTTCTATGCTTACAGTAATCTTTAATTATATCAAGTTCTTTTCAATAATTATTGCAGCTTCGATAGCTATTGAAATGCGATTTCTGCTGCCCATGTTGATGTTTATGGCAGTTTGTACTGCAGTGCTATCGACTCAATCGAAAGAAACCGGCACTTGCAGCCCTTGGAATGGAAAGGTACGTGCAACAGGCATAAAACTTATAAAGTACAAAAAGAAGTACTTTTCTTTatagaatatattaattttaaggtATTTCATTTATACCTATAAATTATTTTCCTTTGTATTTCCTAAATTATCCTAGAAATTATAGACATCAGTTGTTTAAATCAGAGGAATCACGTAATTTTATAACAGATTcaatactaataaaaaaaaagttacttATGTGTTGAAAAACtgaaaaaatttgtaaaatgaaatatacataatatcggatatcgatattgaagattatattttctttttttatacggTACAATATTTTTGCTTGTAGTATCTTGAAAAGTGTATGTGCATGACGTTATTCTTTACATATCACAGTGACACATTTTATTTTTGTCACATTTAGATCGTCGCTGACGCTTACTTAAAGACAACTTATAGTATTACAACCTAACATCACTTACATGACATATAAGAATATAACAAATGTAAAATACCTTGAACTTTATTCTACAAACTATTAAAAAAGAGTCATATACGACTTTTTCTCTGCAGCTAGTAATTTTTAAGTATACCTAATGCAGTGTGTACGGTTTATCGTTTAATCTTAAACGATTCTGTAGATACAACTTCGCCACAGTGTCGCTAAtatgaaataacaaaatatataataatatatctctCGTGCATATTGATGATACACTTCTACAATGATATCTTCCACTTGTTCGAAGATAATAGTCAAGATTTTTTATTATCTAAGATTTTAACCCacatttattttgtttacaggTGCTAATAAAGCATTTACATTGTATGTAATTTTGTGATAACAATACACTAAGCGTTATTTTACGACAATGTTTAAATAATCTCGTAGAAAATATGACAATAACCTAAAGACAAGGTTGATGCCTTATAATTAGTTTCATACTAAGAAAAGTAGTTTTTCTTTGtcatcttcttttttcatttttggtATTAGTAGACTTCttttaataattatgtatacaGTAATATTTAACACGAGCAAAAAACGTGCAACTATCCAATTGGCAATGTTAAAATTCTGTTATGAGTATGAAATATGCACATATACAAGTAAAtgttatattcatatatatatgaaaaattatataacttttattgaaaatttgtaCTATGCAACTTCGCAATTCGAGTTTGTATAAAGCttgaatttcaatatatttattatacaatgaatatcgatatattaaacatataaaatatcaagTACAGTTTAGTTACCCTAGCTCTAAGTCTTAACATCATTTTTAGCAttgaatattctattattttgtatttctgATTTTAGTGTACAGTGTATGAAGATTGTTGTCGCCATCTTCTTTGTCTTACATATGCAGCTAAATGTGTGCTAAATTCAGTGCATATTCCAGGACAAGACAAAAGACCTATTGGAAATGGACCATTTCCTCCTGGTTATCCAAGCGATTGAGTactatgtaaaattatttacgTTTTCGCTTTTCCCCTTAAACTCTTTATTTATCCATAACAAAAACGACCCTTctgaatttttatctttttctaggaaaataaaaaagatacttTAACATGTTtcatttttgtttaataaattttgatgcTTTTTAACAAATCGTATAAATATGTATCCTCGTTCGAATTGAACGTTCcttattatataaaaagaaaacaagcaataaaatacttaaaaatatcAATACATATTTCGTCGTCTTCGTTGTTACTATAATAGCTGAATCATATGGAACCATGTGAATCAACGGCTAAAAAGAAATAAGTGACTGATAAAAATATCTGCTGATAGCAACGCAAAAGTAATATTAAGATAAGAAATACTTCTcacacaaatttttttttttgtaaaacgtttcaattttcatttgtcCTATGTGAAGGTTCATTGTGATATCAGTTTCACCATATCACGAGTCTTATTTCTGACTGTTAGCATACgttgttatttaaataaacgaaaaatTATCACTGCTcgtttatattacatataacaTAGCAACATAATTTGAAACTTCATCCGTTCCTGCGGATGTTGCGTGGAAAATGTCAAAGTTTTCAAATGACCTAATCTTTTGACAGTTTAGTGGCAGTATCATCGTAACGATAAGTAAACGAAATTGTATAACAAACAAACAACGAGATacgttaaaaaatttttaattttgaaattgcaAAGTTGTGACGTTGTATGGTGATGTTTTTCAAAAGCAGATTTACCAAGGAGGGAAAGAAAGCTACGGTTGCGGCGCGCCGGTTCGTTGTACGTGAAATTCAGTGACgttaaaagaaacaaaaaaaaaaaaaaagagagagagcgaaagaaaggaaaagagaaataatCGACGTTTTCACTTGGCTACCGTCTACGGATAAAAGGACAATATTACCGGATGATTCGGTTTTCTTTCCTGTTGTTTCCTATTAAGCGAATTAAAGAACAAGAGGGCTTTGTCGGGAGATCAATGGAATGTATAAAGCCTGCAATATGCAGTCGATGGAATAT
Protein-coding regions in this window:
- the LOC117155301 gene encoding uncharacterized protein LOC117155301 — encoded protein: MRVLFVILFICLLAISAITGCRPAGALCSDDKDCCQPLICNPWARRCTKKMGPPSPLELKNYVLRRWKHADRTSIAIEMRFLLPMLMFMAVCTAVLSTQSKETGTCSPWNGKCTVYEDCCRHLLCLTYAAKCVLNSVHIPGQDKRPIGNGPFPPGYPSD